ATTTTTGAATCAACTAATTAATTCGGAAAATTGTAATTTATGTACGCGTTTTCTTGACGCCCTTTTGAGGGAGGAGTAAAATGAAATTGTCAATAAATCTTAATAAAGTGCTTACAATTGAAAGAAGTGGGGGAAGAGAATTAGCACATTTCGCACTTATCAAACAGGGGGTAAAGTAATGTCTGGGAACAGAGAGTTTTATTTTCGAAGATTGCATTCCTTGCTTGGCGTCATACCGGTCGGCATCTTTCTCATTCAGCATTTAGTCGTCAACCAGTTTGCTGCAAGGGGCGCTGAAGCATTCAATAGTGCTGCGCATTTTATGGATAGTCTGCCTTTCAGGTATGCCTTGGAAATTTTTATTATTTTCTTACCATTAATTTATCATGCAATTTATGGTGTGTACATAGCGTTTACTGCAAAAAATAACGCAGGTCAATACAGCTATATGAGAAATTGGCTCTTTGTCCTGCAGCGTGTAACCGGTATCATCACCCTCATTTTCGTCAGCTGGCATGTGTGGGAAACCCGTATTGCAGCGCAAATGGGCGCTGAGGTCAACTTTGACATGATGGCGAATATTTTGAGCTCTCCGGCTATGCTTGGCTTCTACATTGTCGGTGTCTTATCAACGATTTTCCACTTCTCGAACGGTTTATGGTCGTTCGCTGTTACATGGGGCATCACGGTAACGCCTCGTTCTCAAAGAATTTCGACTTACGTTACGCTGATTATTTTTGTTGCACTGTCTTACGTAGGCTTAAAAGCGATTTTTGCATTTGTATAAGAGTACTAGATTACTAGAGGGAGAGGGGCTATCATGAGTCAATCAAGCATTATCGTAGTCGGCGGGGGTCTTGCCGGCCTCATGGCGACAATTAAAGCAGCGGAATCAGGAATGGCGGTTAAGCTTTTTTCCATCGTTCCTGTCAAACGGTCTCATTCGGTTTGCGCGCAAGGCGGCATAAATGGAGCGGTCAATACTAAAGGGGAAGGCGACTCTCCATGGGAGCATTTTGATGACACTGTGTACGGGGGAGACTTTCTTGCGAACCAGCCGCCGGTCAAAGCGATGTGTGACGCGGCGCCTTCTATCATCCACTTATTAGACCGTATGGGCGTCATGTTTAACCGGACGCCAGAAGGCCTGCTTGACTTCCGCCGATTCGGAGGCACACAGCACCACAGAACTGCTTATGCGGGTGCGACAACGGGGCAGCAGCTGCTTTACGCACTGGACGAGCAAGTGCGCAGGTACGAAGTTGCGGGTCTGGTTACAAAATACGAAGGCTGGGAATTCCTTGGCGCTGTATTGGATGACGACAAAACCTGCCGCGGAATTGTTGCGCAAAACCTGACAAACATGCAAATTGAATCCTTCCGTTCAGACGCTGTAATTATGGCGACGGGCGGACCGGGAATTATTTTTGGAAAATCGACGAACTCCATGATTAATACAGGGTCTGCAGCTTCGATCGTTTATCAGCAGGGAGCGTATTATGCAAACGGAGAATTCATTCAAATCCACCCGACAGCCATACCGGGCGATGACAAGCTAAGACTGATGAGTGAATCGGCGCGCGGTGAAGGCGGACGCGTGTGGACATATAAAGACGGAAAGCCGTGGTACTTCCTGGAAGAGAAATACCCGGCATACGGGAATCTGGTGCCGCGTGATATTGCGACACGCGAAATATTTGATGTGTGTGTCAACCAGAAACTCGGCATTAACGGCGAAAACATGGTGTATCTCGATCTTTCTCATAAAGATCCGAAAGAGCTTGACATTAAGCTCGGCGGCATCATTGAGATTTATGAGAAATTCATGGGAGACGACCCGCGTAAGCTTCCAATGAAAATCTTCCCGGCGGTTCATTACTCAATGGGCGGATTATGGGTGGATTACGATCAAATGACGAACATCCCGGGACTGTTTGCAGCCGGGGAATGTGATTACTCTATGCACGGCGGCAACCGCTTGGGGGCAAACTCCCTGCTCTCCGCGATATACGGAGGAATGGTGGCCGGACCGAATGCGGTGAAATATGTAAACGGCTTAGAATCTTCAGCAGAAGACATGTCTTCCTCTTTATTCGACGCTCACGTCAAAAAAGAAGAAGAAAAATGGGCTGAGATTATGAGTATGGACGGAACAGAAAATGCCTATGTTCTTCACAAAGAGCTTGGTGAGTGGATGACGGCGAACGTCACGGTTGTCCGCCATAACGACAAGCTATTGAAAACGGATGACAAAATTCAGGAATTAATGGAGCGGTTTAAAAAGATTAACATCAATGATACGACGAAATGGAGCAACCAAGGGGCGATGTTCACACGCCAGCTCTCGAACATGCTTCAGCTTGCGAGAGTGGTTACCCTTGGCGCTTACAACCGCAATGAAAGCAGGGGCGCCCATTATAAACCGGATTATCCTGAACGTAATGATGATGAATGGCTCAAAACAACAATAGCTAAACATGTAAGCCCGTATGAAGCGCCGGAATTTGAATATCAGGATGTCGATGTCTCACTGATAACGCCTCGG
The Bacillus vallismortis genome window above contains:
- the sdhC gene encoding succinate dehydrogenase cytochrome B558, producing MSGNREFYFRRLHSLLGVIPVGIFLIQHLVVNQFAARGAEAFNSAAHFMDSLPFRYALEIFIIFLPLIYHAIYGVYIAFTAKNNAGQYSYMRNWLFVLQRVTGIITLIFVSWHVWETRIAAQMGAEVNFDMMANILSSPAMLGFYIVGVLSTIFHFSNGLWSFAVTWGITVTPRSQRISTYVTLIIFVALSYVGLKAIFAFV
- the sdhA gene encoding succinate dehydrogenase flavoprotein subunit; amino-acid sequence: MSQSSIIVVGGGLAGLMATIKAAESGMAVKLFSIVPVKRSHSVCAQGGINGAVNTKGEGDSPWEHFDDTVYGGDFLANQPPVKAMCDAAPSIIHLLDRMGVMFNRTPEGLLDFRRFGGTQHHRTAYAGATTGQQLLYALDEQVRRYEVAGLVTKYEGWEFLGAVLDDDKTCRGIVAQNLTNMQIESFRSDAVIMATGGPGIIFGKSTNSMINTGSAASIVYQQGAYYANGEFIQIHPTAIPGDDKLRLMSESARGEGGRVWTYKDGKPWYFLEEKYPAYGNLVPRDIATREIFDVCVNQKLGINGENMVYLDLSHKDPKELDIKLGGIIEIYEKFMGDDPRKLPMKIFPAVHYSMGGLWVDYDQMTNIPGLFAAGECDYSMHGGNRLGANSLLSAIYGGMVAGPNAVKYVNGLESSAEDMSSSLFDAHVKKEEEKWAEIMSMDGTENAYVLHKELGEWMTANVTVVRHNDKLLKTDDKIQELMERFKKININDTTKWSNQGAMFTRQLSNMLQLARVVTLGAYNRNESRGAHYKPDYPERNDDEWLKTTIAKHVSPYEAPEFEYQDVDVSLITPRKRDYSKKKVAK